A single genomic interval of Spirosoma linguale DSM 74 harbors:
- a CDS encoding Type I site-specific deoxyribonuclease (KEGG: glo:Glov_1416 EcoEI R domain protein~PFAM: EcoEI R domain protein; protein of unknown function DUF450; helicase domain protein; type III restriction protein res subunit~SMART: DEAD-like helicase) gives MNKKTLSERDICTKFITPALELAGWKDKFLEEVSFTDGRIRVVGKMTTRGVSKRADYILYYKPNIPVAIVEAKDNKHTVSAGLQQALEYARILDIPSVFSSNGDGFIFHDRTATDDTIEQELTLNEFPTPAQLWERYKAYKGLESTEEDAIAQQEYYTDGSGRQPRYYQQIAINRTVEAIAKGQNRVLLVMATGTGKTYTAFQMIYRLWKSGRKKRILFLADRNALIDQTRRGDFKYFRDKMTIIRKRVVNVGGKEELVSTRRRGISATDKAYEIFLGLYQGLTGNEGIDAYKDFSPDFFDLIVVDECHRGSASDDSSWRVILDYFKGATQVGLTATPRETNTVSNSEYFGDPLYTYSLKQGIDDGFLAPYRVVRIGLNVDLEGWRPPKGKRDKKGNPVEDRIYNRSDFDRNIVVEDRRRLVAEKITEYLKGQNRFMKTIVFCVDIEHADGMRNALVKQNADLVKQNYKYVMKITGDDEEGKRELDNFINPEERYPVIATTSKLMTTGVDAQTCQLIVLDSNIQSMTEFKQIIGRGTRINEEFGKLYFTILDFRNVTDLFADPDFDGDPVRVKIVSEDETLETVEAEEEADESLVSNDEAEVEIEEPLRPKVRYSLDDEPEIVNDERKVYVNGVDVSVLNSLELTFDNDGKPILVGLKDFTRDKMREKFRSMDDFLTYWNAAQRKEVIVQELMEQGVLLDAFTNAVDRDADLFDLICHVAFDQKPLTRKERANEVKKRNYFGKYGEKSRAVLEALLDKYADEGVVNIETLDVLRVQPLNKYGSTVEIVKLFGGKPQYLEAVRELESEIYKAVA, from the coding sequence ATGAATAAGAAAACCCTTTCTGAGCGAGATATATGCACCAAGTTCATTACACCGGCTTTAGAACTGGCTGGCTGGAAAGACAAATTTTTAGAAGAGGTTTCGTTTACTGATGGCCGTATACGCGTGGTAGGCAAGATGACTACGCGGGGTGTATCGAAGCGGGCGGATTACATTCTGTATTATAAGCCGAACATTCCGGTGGCTATTGTTGAAGCGAAAGACAACAAACATACCGTATCGGCGGGATTGCAGCAGGCCTTAGAGTATGCGCGCATTCTGGATATTCCCTCCGTATTCAGTAGCAACGGTGACGGTTTCATTTTTCATGACCGTACTGCCACAGACGATACCATAGAGCAAGAACTTACGCTGAATGAGTTTCCCACCCCTGCCCAACTCTGGGAGCGTTACAAGGCTTATAAAGGCCTTGAATCTACCGAAGAGGATGCAATTGCTCAACAGGAATACTATACTGATGGATCGGGACGCCAGCCACGCTATTATCAACAAATAGCCATCAATAGAACTGTGGAGGCCATTGCGAAAGGCCAAAACCGGGTACTGTTGGTAATGGCAACCGGAACCGGAAAAACGTACACCGCTTTTCAGATGATTTATCGCCTTTGGAAAAGCGGCCGTAAAAAGCGGATTTTGTTTCTAGCCGACCGGAACGCCTTGATCGACCAGACGCGCCGAGGAGATTTCAAGTACTTTCGCGATAAGATGACGATCATCCGTAAGAGGGTGGTGAACGTCGGCGGGAAAGAAGAATTAGTATCGACTCGTAGGCGGGGCATTAGTGCGACAGATAAAGCATATGAGATATTCCTAGGCTTGTATCAAGGACTCACTGGCAACGAAGGTATAGACGCTTATAAAGACTTCTCCCCTGACTTTTTTGACCTAATTGTTGTCGATGAGTGCCATCGGGGTAGTGCTTCCGATGATTCATCCTGGCGGGTTATTCTCGATTATTTCAAAGGAGCCACACAGGTAGGTCTGACGGCAACACCACGCGAAACAAACACTGTTTCTAACAGTGAATACTTCGGCGACCCTCTTTATACTTACTCGCTCAAACAAGGCATTGACGATGGGTTTCTGGCCCCGTACCGGGTTGTACGGATTGGGTTGAACGTTGACCTGGAAGGCTGGCGACCGCCAAAAGGAAAACGAGACAAAAAGGGAAACCCAGTAGAGGATCGAATTTATAACCGCTCCGATTTTGACCGCAACATCGTTGTGGAGGACCGCCGTAGGCTGGTTGCCGAAAAGATTACGGAATACCTGAAAGGCCAGAATCGTTTCATGAAAACCATTGTGTTCTGCGTAGACATCGAACACGCAGACGGTATGCGAAACGCTTTGGTCAAACAGAACGCCGATCTGGTCAAACAGAATTATAAGTATGTGATGAAGATCACAGGCGACGATGAAGAAGGTAAACGAGAGCTGGATAATTTCATCAATCCCGAAGAACGCTACCCGGTTATTGCCACGACATCAAAGCTGATGACAACTGGCGTAGATGCACAGACTTGTCAGCTAATCGTACTGGATAGTAATATTCAATCAATGACGGAGTTTAAGCAGATCATTGGCCGTGGAACCCGTATCAATGAAGAGTTCGGCAAGCTATATTTTACGATTCTGGATTTTCGTAATGTAACAGACTTATTTGCTGATCCTGACTTCGACGGTGATCCTGTTCGAGTGAAAATAGTTAGCGAAGACGAAACTCTAGAAACAGTAGAAGCTGAGGAAGAAGCTGATGAAAGTTTAGTATCGAATGATGAGGCGGAGGTCGAAATAGAAGAACCTCTACGGCCAAAAGTCCGCTATAGCCTAGATGATGAGCCCGAGATCGTCAACGACGAACGGAAGGTTTATGTCAATGGCGTTGACGTATCGGTGCTGAACAGCCTTGAACTCACCTTCGACAATGATGGCAAACCTATTTTAGTGGGCCTGAAAGATTTTACCCGCGACAAAATGCGGGAGAAGTTCAGGAGCATGGACGATTTCCTAACCTACTGGAATGCTGCCCAGCGCAAAGAAGTCATTGTTCAGGAGCTCATGGAACAGGGCGTGCTACTAGATGCCTTCACCAACGCCGTTGACCGCGATGCTGACTTATTCGATCTGATTTGCCACGTTGCCTTCGACCAGAAGCCGTTGACACGAAAAGAGCGAGCCAATGAAGTAAAGAAGCGAAATTACTTCGGTAAATACGGAGAGAAATCCCGCGCTGTTCTGGAGGCTTTATTAGACAAATACGCTGATGAGGGCGTGGTTAATATTGAAACGTTGGATGTTCTTCGCGTTCAGCCCCTCAATAAATACGGATCGACGGTAGAGATTGTTAAGTTGTTCGGTGGCAAGCCGCAATACTTAGAGGCCGTACGCGAATTAGAAAGCGAAATTTATAAAGCAGTAGCTTAA
- a CDS encoding conserved hypothetical protein (KEGG: xca:xccb100_1065 hypothetical protein) — MAQLSIYGKPITSFFQLLGDNENDISYSIGWALSQSPSFLRSFIQAVTGKLYDLQNLAIHLQAYQRTKGFTDFELILPGEFHLIIEAKKGWTYPTYDQLYKYATREDFVKSKATVKKLIVFTDCSRDYNNAFFTNREVSGYEVTVFSYSEIYQLVQWSQADGSNTEKRLLIDLRTYLETLITMQDKTSNLVWVVSLGEGHASFSSLNFRQIVEQKKLYFHPIGGSYRKEPPNYIAFRFDGKLQAVHHVDSFEVFKNPSQIDPSFDDTELECPYFVYRLGRPIPSTPIPNGHKIVMANRVECMLDTLLTSSTISDALDLTKERLQSLAES; from the coding sequence ATGGCTCAACTTTCCATTTATGGTAAACCTATTACCAGTTTTTTTCAGTTACTCGGCGATAATGAGAATGATATTAGCTACAGCATTGGCTGGGCTCTTTCGCAATCGCCTAGCTTTTTACGGTCGTTTATTCAAGCAGTAACGGGTAAGTTGTACGACCTTCAAAATTTGGCCATTCACCTACAAGCATATCAGAGAACTAAAGGCTTCACAGACTTTGAGCTGATTTTGCCCGGTGAATTTCATCTTATTATTGAAGCAAAGAAGGGCTGGACGTACCCGACTTACGACCAGTTATACAAATATGCCACCCGGGAAGACTTCGTTAAATCAAAGGCTACGGTAAAGAAACTGATCGTGTTTACAGATTGTAGCCGGGACTATAATAACGCCTTTTTCACGAATCGAGAAGTCAGTGGATATGAGGTTACGGTGTTTTCGTATTCGGAAATCTATCAACTCGTTCAATGGTCACAGGCTGATGGGTCCAATACCGAAAAGAGACTACTTATTGATCTTCGGACATATCTGGAAACCCTTATTACCATGCAGGATAAAACATCAAATTTAGTCTGGGTAGTCTCGCTAGGTGAAGGACACGCTTCGTTTTCATCACTTAACTTTCGGCAGATTGTTGAGCAAAAGAAGCTGTACTTTCATCCCATAGGCGGCAGCTATCGAAAAGAGCCGCCAAATTATATTGCTTTTCGATTTGATGGCAAGCTACAGGCTGTCCATCACGTAGATAGCTTTGAGGTGTTTAAAAATCCGAGTCAAATTGATCCGAGTTTCGATGATACGGAGTTAGAATGCCCTTACTTTGTTTATCGTCTGGGTAGACCTATTCCCTCGACTCCTATTCCAAACGGACATAAAATCGTTATGGCGAACCGAGTTGAATGTATGCTTGATACCCTCCTGACCAGTTCCACAATCTCTGATGCACTCGATTTAACGAAAGAGCGCCTACAATCCCTTGCTGAATCTTAA
- a CDS encoding Site-specific DNA-methyltransferase (adenine- specific) (PFAM: N-6 DNA methylase; putative RNA methylase~KEGG: glo:Glov_1415 N-6 DNA methylase), giving the protein MAHNLSGIIKSIRDIMREDRGVNGDAQRIEQLGWMLFLKIFDDKDIEMELLADDYQSPIPTDCQWRNWAADNEGITGDELQQFVDLTLFPTLKNLPVKDGNRRALLIREVFEGNNNYMKSGINIRKICNKLNEIDFNSSEDRHLFGDLYEGILKELQSAGDSGEFYTPRAVTQFMTEMVNPRLGEIIFDPACGTGGFLVNAIEHIRQREVNSVDDRLTLQKTIRGCEYKPLPYELALTNLILHDIEVPNIEYGDSLGREYSSIRDRDRVDVILANPPFGGTVANGNEGNFPANFRTRESADLFLVLIVNLLRTNGRAALVLPDGSLTGEGVKQRVRQKLLEDCDLHTIVRLPNSVFQPYATVATNLLFFEKKRTTGLAAPDSDLPLFSNGETNDSDRYATREIWYYEHRLPEGQKSYSKTKTIQLKEFEPLKAWWTNRVESDQAWRVPIQTIIDRKFDLDIKNPNRKEEVMEFNSTELIDRIIAGNQRVTAILEKLKIDLVA; this is encoded by the coding sequence ATGGCACACAATCTTTCTGGAATAATTAAATCTATTCGTGACATCATGCGCGAAGATCGGGGCGTTAATGGCGACGCTCAGCGCATTGAACAACTCGGCTGGATGCTGTTTTTGAAAATATTTGATGATAAAGACATCGAAATGGAATTGCTGGCCGATGATTACCAGTCCCCCATTCCTACCGATTGCCAATGGCGCAATTGGGCGGCTGATAATGAAGGCATAACCGGCGATGAACTCCAGCAGTTTGTTGATCTGACATTGTTTCCTACTCTCAAGAACTTGCCCGTAAAGGATGGCAACCGACGGGCCTTGCTCATTCGAGAGGTGTTTGAAGGGAACAACAACTACATGAAGTCGGGGATTAACATCCGCAAGATTTGTAATAAGCTCAATGAAATAGACTTCAATAGCTCGGAAGACCGACACCTGTTTGGCGACCTTTACGAAGGTATATTGAAAGAACTGCAATCGGCGGGCGACAGTGGGGAGTTCTATACACCCCGCGCCGTTACGCAGTTTATGACCGAAATGGTGAACCCCCGCCTGGGCGAAATCATCTTCGATCCAGCTTGCGGTACAGGGGGCTTTCTGGTCAATGCCATTGAACATATCCGACAACGGGAAGTAAACAGCGTAGACGACCGGCTGACGCTGCAAAAGACCATACGGGGCTGCGAATACAAACCGCTGCCCTACGAACTGGCTCTAACCAACCTGATTCTGCACGATATTGAAGTGCCGAACATTGAATACGGTGACAGCCTAGGCCGCGAGTACAGCAGCATTCGCGACCGCGACCGGGTTGATGTCATTCTGGCCAATCCACCTTTTGGCGGAACCGTAGCTAATGGCAACGAAGGCAATTTTCCGGCTAATTTCCGTACACGCGAAAGCGCCGACTTGTTTTTGGTTTTGATCGTAAACCTGCTCAGAACAAACGGACGGGCAGCTTTGGTACTACCCGATGGCTCCCTGACGGGCGAAGGCGTAAAGCAGCGTGTTCGGCAGAAACTGCTGGAAGATTGCGACCTGCATACCATTGTCCGCTTGCCGAACTCGGTGTTTCAGCCCTACGCTACGGTAGCCACAAACCTGCTCTTCTTTGAGAAGAAACGCACCACCGGATTAGCCGCACCTGATAGTGACTTGCCATTGTTCAGCAACGGCGAAACAAATGACAGTGACCGTTACGCTACTCGCGAAATCTGGTATTATGAGCACCGATTGCCCGAAGGCCAGAAATCGTACTCGAAAACAAAAACGATTCAGCTAAAGGAATTTGAACCACTGAAAGCATGGTGGACTAATCGTGTTGAATCGGATCAGGCTTGGCGAGTGCCTATTCAGACTATAATTGATAGAAAGTTTGATCTGGATATAAAGAACCCGAATCGGAAAGAGGAAGTCATGGAATTTAACAGTACTGAATTGATTGATAGAATCATCGCGGGAAACCAACGTGTAACAGCGATTTTAGAAAAACTGAAAATAGATTTAGTGGCCTGA
- a CDS encoding restriction modification system DNA specificity domain protein (PFAM: restriction modification system DNA specificity domain~KEGG: efe:EFER_3081 specificity determinant for HsdM and HsdR (modular protein)), whose product MTIAEFYKKVDTSVAVAKIVFNYLSDHNIVKRIGSIAETSSGGTPTRGNPEFYNGTIPWLKSGELNDGLITECEEYITEKGLKNSSAKLFPEGTLLVAMYGATAGKVGILSFDASTNQAVCAVFPKADIERDFLFWYFRQQRFDFIEISKGGAQPNISQTVINNAVIPIPEVAVQKQVVKFLNILETEQRIDNNLVLNEEVAQQIARYFKIRTEAAEVEDIYIEQKKLLTQLRQSILQEAVQGKLTKKFRETEKLAQQDHVRVLGSNPSRTATPQLETGADLLARIRAEKAELIRQGKLRKEKPLPPITDAEKPFELPEGWVWCRLGDVCESSFYGPRFSNGDYIKNGIPTIRTTDMTDDGRIVLKNTPMVKVSSSKLELYQVLDGDLLITRSGSIGIMAVFRGSYTAIPSAYLIRFRFVSSIFPEYVFSVLKAPFWQRLMGLSTTSTAQVNINASSINSFLIPLPSFTEQQAIVAQVKQLLNQVSALEIENKQQQVEVSQLMQVVLSEAFAGKETALSA is encoded by the coding sequence ATGACTATTGCAGAGTTTTATAAAAAAGTCGACACATCAGTCGCAGTTGCTAAGATTGTATTCAACTACCTATCAGATCATAACATCGTTAAGCGCATAGGTAGTATAGCTGAAACAAGCAGTGGAGGTACACCTACAAGGGGGAATCCTGAATTTTATAATGGCACTATTCCTTGGCTAAAGTCGGGAGAATTAAATGACGGATTAATAACGGAGTGCGAGGAGTATATAACTGAAAAAGGATTAAAGAACTCGTCAGCAAAACTTTTCCCCGAAGGCACTCTTTTAGTAGCCATGTATGGCGCAACGGCAGGTAAGGTAGGTATTTTAAGTTTTGATGCTTCAACTAACCAAGCAGTATGCGCCGTATTTCCGAAGGCTGATATTGAACGAGATTTTCTATTCTGGTATTTTCGTCAACAGCGTTTTGACTTTATTGAAATAAGTAAAGGTGGAGCACAGCCAAATATTAGTCAGACTGTAATCAACAATGCTGTAATACCAATTCCCGAAGTTGCAGTTCAAAAACAAGTTGTTAAATTTCTTAATATACTGGAAACCGAACAACGCATTGATAATAATTTAGTACTGAATGAGGAAGTTGCGCAACAAATCGCTCGCTACTTTAAAATTAGAACCGAAGCCGCAGAGGTTGAAGACATATATATAGAGCAAAAAAAACTCCTTACTCAATTACGTCAGTCCATTTTGCAGGAGGCCGTTCAAGGGAAACTGACAAAGAAGTTTAGGGAGACAGAAAAATTAGCACAACAGGATCATGTTCGAGTCCTGGGTTCGAATCCCAGCCGGACCGCAACACCTCAACTCGAAACCGGCGCTGATTTACTAGCCCGTATCCGCGCTGAAAAAGCCGAACTCATCCGGCAAGGAAAACTACGCAAAGAGAAACCCCTGCCCCCCATTACTGATGCCGAAAAGCCTTTTGAGTTGCCTGAGGGCTGGGTTTGGTGCCGGTTGGGAGATGTGTGCGAGAGTTCCTTTTACGGCCCTAGATTTAGCAATGGCGACTATATAAAGAATGGCATCCCAACTATCAGAACTACAGACATGACTGATGATGGTAGAATCGTTTTAAAAAATACCCCAATGGTTAAAGTGTCATCGTCTAAACTGGAATTATACCAAGTACTTGATGGAGATTTACTTATAACTCGTAGCGGCAGTATAGGCATTATGGCGGTATTCAGAGGTAGTTACACAGCTATACCGAGTGCTTACCTAATACGATTCAGATTTGTTTCGAGTATATTCCCTGAGTACGTTTTTAGTGTATTAAAAGCGCCTTTCTGGCAAAGGCTAATGGGATTAAGCACAACCTCTACTGCTCAAGTTAATATCAACGCGAGTTCAATCAACAGTTTCCTTATTCCACTCCCATCCTTCACAGAGCAACAAGCCATTGTCGCTCAAGTCAAGCAATTATTAAACCAGGTGAGCGCGTTGGAAATTGAAAATAAACAACAACAAGTCGAGGTTAGCCAACTGATGCAGGTAGTGTTGAGCGAGGCTTTTGCGGGGAAAGAAACGGCGCTATCAGCGTAG